A single window of Paenibacillus sp. SYP-B4298 DNA harbors:
- a CDS encoding SpoIID/LytB domain-containing protein yields the protein MFKQSLRLGLLLSLVFSLAISLVTNVSAESSQLVEAGPEQVIQQHVSALNNKDWETYIQLEVTENQLATTRFIENTDYQQQSLGLHTVESVSISELKTLPNEFVSRLTNFSYYEEKYENLHSYLVGLDFKVIKEDKYFFDGVNYRLMIIGKENDYWKVVENSIAPLIAIQNANLGFDSDTEKDAINVAISRAEGIIINKKGEVLEDLRASNEQIETERGFNTELLPEKLSPEEKNYEQGKQQILEQVDTTEVTANQSETNVISPNNVSPYRPSDQHLPPSYIRVYRNSYNRIDTPTLYNYVRAVLPNEWILYTIPKMESLKAGAMATKFVGWYRVWASPKYPNEAYDVKDTVADQVYNPEANKETTESLQAINAVGGIGIQNSSGNIFYPAYVAGVSGQPGPYHGGELKQRGADYLNDQGYNWLQILHYFYDSSTVSIGNIAPFFYSGSFWNAGETLYSYGTVTGQSEKWFKLIGSNLTVNIETVPNGAKTDTYLELYNSDLQLLASDDDSGGGSYSRITAYLATGNTYYVKVRNYNSGSAVYAGIYLTTGTVGTLTIGYATGGAYYDFYVTGDGRLTNFETLFYTTNSDTYLEVYNSNGALIASNDDHGTGSYSFIAKVPLISGQTYRVRVRNYNNGSPVFAQVTMTR from the coding sequence ATGTTTAAACAAAGCTTGCGTCTTGGTTTATTGTTAAGTTTGGTATTTTCTTTGGCCATCAGTTTGGTGACAAATGTTTCGGCAGAATCATCCCAATTAGTCGAAGCGGGCCCCGAACAGGTAATTCAGCAACATGTCTCTGCATTGAATAATAAAGATTGGGAAACATATATTCAATTAGAAGTGACCGAGAATCAGCTTGCAACAACACGTTTTATTGAAAACACGGATTACCAGCAGCAGTCGTTGGGGCTCCACACTGTCGAATCTGTTTCTATATCAGAATTGAAAACTCTGCCGAATGAGTTTGTTTCTCGTTTGACCAATTTTTCATATTACGAAGAGAAGTACGAAAATTTACATTCCTACCTTGTAGGGCTTGACTTTAAAGTGATAAAAGAAGATAAGTATTTCTTTGACGGGGTCAATTATCGTTTGATGATAATTGGAAAGGAAAATGATTATTGGAAGGTTGTTGAAAATTCTATTGCCCCATTAATTGCAATACAAAATGCCAATCTTGGTTTTGACAGTGATACTGAAAAAGATGCAATTAATGTTGCTATAAGTCGAGCTGAAGGGATAATAATAAATAAAAAAGGTGAAGTGCTAGAGGATCTACGAGCTTCTAACGAGCAAATAGAGACTGAAAGGGGATTTAACACCGAATTATTACCAGAAAAACTTTCTCCAGAAGAAAAAAATTATGAGCAAGGAAAACAACAAATACTGGAGCAGGTAGATACAACCGAAGTAACTGCGAATCAATCAGAAACAAATGTGATATCTCCTAATAATGTTAGTCCATATAGACCATCCGATCAACATCTCCCTCCTAGTTACATTAGGGTATACAGAAATTCTTACAATCGAATTGACACCCCCACACTTTATAATTATGTGCGGGCTGTTCTACCTAATGAATGGATTTTGTATACAATTCCTAAAATGGAATCTTTGAAGGCAGGTGCAATGGCAACTAAATTCGTCGGATGGTATCGGGTATGGGCAAGCCCGAAATACCCTAATGAAGCCTATGATGTAAAAGACACGGTGGCTGACCAAGTTTATAATCCCGAGGCAAATAAAGAGACTACAGAATCTTTGCAAGCCATTAATGCAGTAGGTGGAATTGGAATCCAGAATTCTAGTGGTAATATTTTTTATCCTGCGTATGTTGCGGGGGTATCAGGCCAACCGGGGCCCTATCATGGTGGGGAATTGAAACAACGTGGAGCTGACTATCTTAATGATCAGGGATATAATTGGTTACAAATACTACATTATTTTTACGATTCATCTACGGTATCTATTGGAAATATCGCTCCATTTTTCTACAGCGGCTCATTCTGGAATGCTGGTGAGACTCTTTATTCATATGGAACGGTAACTGGCCAAAGTGAAAAATGGTTTAAATTGATAGGTTCAAATCTAACTGTAAATATAGAAACCGTACCTAATGGAGCAAAAACTGATACGTATCTGGAGCTTTATAATTCTGATCTGCAGTTACTGGCAAGTGACGATGACTCGGGTGGCGGAAGTTATTCAAGAATTACTGCTTATCTCGCTACTGGAAATACCTATTATGTTAAGGTCCGCAATTATAATAGCGGTAGTGCTGTATACGCTGGTATCTATCTAACAACCGGCACAGTGGGTACGTTGACCATCGGATATGCAACGGGTGGGGCTTATTATGACTTCTATGTAACAGGCGATGGAAGGTTGACAAACTTTGAAACACTTTTTTACACTACAAACAGCGATACCTACTTAGAGGTCTATAATAGCAACGGTGCTCTTATTGCGTCCAATGACGATCATGGAACGGGAAGTTATTCTTTTATTGCGAAAGTGCCTCTCATCAGTGGACAAACTTATCGGGTGCGAGTTCGTAATTACAACAATGGGAGTCCCGTATTTGCCCAAGTAACGATGACTAGATAA
- a CDS encoding FAD-dependent oxidoreductase, producing the protein MAKKILIVGGVAGGASAAARLRRLDEQAEIIMFERGEYISYANCGLPYHIGGSIKERSKLLVQTPAAMKARFRIDVRTSSEVTAVDPSAKVVTVHSADRGVYQESYDALILSPGARPVKPPIPGINRESIYSLRTIPDMDRIKEVVERHDSKRAVIIGGGFIGVEMAENLRERGLEVVLVEAGTQILSVFDAEMAAYGEQELITHGVEVVTGDGVRAFHQQGQGIEVELESGRTVACDLVVLAIGVQPDTAFLQPSGIELGPRGHIIVNEHMQTSMADIYAVGDAVETTNLAGERAAVPLAGPANKQGRIAADHLCGLDSAYKGTQGTAVLRIFGQTGAATGQNERLLKKLGLPYHAIHLHPASHAGYYPGASPISLKLLFDETGNILGAQAFGSDGVDKRIDVIATVQRLSGTVYDLAELELCYAPPYSSAKDPVNMAGYVAGNVLSGRMKVSTDGEWAGREDAVLLDVRTDTEYAAGHLEGALHIPVDELRDRMGELDASKELYVYCAVGIRGYIACRILAQHGFTAYNVTGGYRTSKMNGRFHS; encoded by the coding sequence ATGGCGAAGAAAATTTTGATAGTGGGCGGCGTAGCGGGTGGAGCATCGGCGGCGGCCCGATTGCGCAGGCTCGATGAGCAGGCGGAAATCATTATGTTCGAGCGGGGTGAATATATCTCCTATGCCAACTGCGGGTTGCCTTACCATATTGGCGGCTCGATTAAGGAGCGCTCCAAGCTGCTGGTGCAGACGCCGGCGGCGATGAAGGCTCGCTTTCGGATTGACGTTCGCACATCAAGTGAAGTGACGGCAGTAGACCCGTCTGCCAAGGTCGTTACGGTTCATAGCGCGGATCGCGGTGTGTATCAGGAAAGCTATGACGCGCTCATTCTGTCTCCCGGCGCACGCCCGGTTAAGCCGCCGATTCCCGGGATCAACAGGGAGTCTATCTATTCACTTCGTACCATCCCGGACATGGATCGCATCAAGGAGGTCGTTGAGCGCCACGATTCGAAACGGGCAGTCATCATCGGCGGCGGCTTCATCGGTGTCGAGATGGCGGAAAATCTGCGCGAGCGGGGGCTGGAGGTGGTGCTGGTCGAGGCGGGGACGCAGATACTATCTGTCTTCGATGCAGAGATGGCGGCATATGGCGAGCAGGAGCTCATTACTCATGGCGTGGAGGTAGTGACGGGCGATGGGGTTCGTGCCTTTCATCAGCAGGGGCAAGGCATCGAGGTGGAGCTGGAGAGCGGGCGGACGGTGGCCTGTGATCTGGTTGTGCTGGCGATCGGTGTTCAGCCGGACACAGCATTCCTCCAGCCTTCTGGCATAGAGCTGGGGCCGCGGGGCCATATTATTGTTAATGAACATATGCAGACCAGCATGGCGGATATATACGCTGTTGGAGATGCGGTGGAGACGACGAATCTGGCAGGCGAACGCGCCGCTGTACCTCTGGCTGGTCCTGCAAACAAGCAGGGACGAATCGCCGCCGATCATCTATGCGGACTGGACAGCGCCTACAAGGGGACGCAGGGCACGGCTGTGCTGCGCATCTTCGGCCAGACCGGAGCGGCGACCGGGCAGAATGAGCGTCTGCTGAAGAAGCTTGGGCTGCCCTATCACGCCATACACCTCCATCCTGCCTCTCATGCCGGATACTACCCGGGCGCATCGCCAATCTCGCTCAAATTGCTGTTCGATGAGACCGGTAATATTCTCGGTGCGCAAGCCTTTGGCTCTGATGGCGTAGACAAGCGAATCGATGTGATCGCGACCGTTCAGCGGCTCAGTGGGACAGTATATGATCTGGCCGAACTGGAGCTATGCTACGCGCCGCCGTATTCCTCGGCCAAAGATCCGGTCAACATGGCCGGTTATGTAGCGGGAAATGTGCTGAGCGGACGGATGAAGGTGAGTACAGATGGGGAATGGGCAGGGCGTGAGGATGCAGTGCTGCTGGACGTCAGAACGGACACCGAGTATGCTGCAGGGCATCTTGAGGGCGCCTTGCATATCCCGGTGGATGAGTTGCGTGATCGAATGGGAGAACTGGATGCAAGCAAGGAATTGTATGTGTATTGCGCGGTTGGCATCAGGGGCTATATCGCTTGCCGCATTCTGGCTCAACATGGCTTCACAGCCTACAATGTGACTGGCGGATACCGTACCAGTAAGATGAACGGCCGCTTCCATTCATAA
- the cas2 gene encoding CRISPR-associated endonuclease Cas2 — protein sequence MMVLITYDVNTTSVAGQRRLRQVARTCEDYGQRVQNSVFECLVDPQQLKEMQIKLERIIDPQTDSLRYYRLGANWKGKVQHVGAKQGYDPEGFLMV from the coding sequence ATGATGGTGTTAATTACTTATGATGTCAATACGACCTCTGTTGCAGGACAAAGGCGGTTGAGGCAGGTTGCGAGAACATGTGAGGACTATGGGCAGCGTGTTCAGAATTCCGTATTTGAGTGTCTGGTTGACCCGCAGCAGCTCAAGGAAATGCAGATCAAGCTGGAGCGAATTATTGATCCACAGACAGATAGCCTACGGTACTATCGGCTTGGAGCGAACTGGAAGGGGAAAGTCCAGCATGTGGGAGCCAAGCAGGGCTATGATCCAGAAGGGTTCTTAATGGTATAG
- a CDS encoding ABC transporter ATP-binding protein, which produces MKINHKPGVYGTLTRLLRLSRSYWPWYLGIVLLSVVLSLTTPAYAELMRRIVNAIMEQQLSAMTIACLLLGALALVEAGGSFLSGYVHTMLQNRSTLHYQARLLNKTVRLRQKELHSYHSGDLLSRIHDAAPEAQEAINSKTMDLFRNSLQLVFLLAYLSVVHVGLALGSLIITLVIPLFANPLARKMRDTYTKRQEARAQQDAFLMDSLQGMEVIKSYSIQDKMTALLRDKWDRYLVHHLKALALEAVFYRVNILVYVLGLMYILGYGGYLIVQGRLDVGALAAFLVVFERLSGPISNLSSLWPQLQGAIASAARTFEVMDLPSEEEAASIGAKSGAGVGGDIRFDNVLFRYAEGAEAALQGVSFTIARGQVTAIVGESGSGKSTIASLLLGVHRPDEGRVSVGEHNLADMELRGWRESLAYVSQEPYLFSGTIGENIRLGKPAASLEEVKHAAQAANLHDWVETLPAGYDTVIGERGATLSGGERQRISIARALIKHPSLLVLDEPTSALDGENERMIQESIQQAAAGKTVVIIAHRLSTIKGADHILCLHQGRIVSEGTHEELMERSSYYRMLYERGIREGKGRAV; this is translated from the coding sequence TTGAAAATAAACCACAAGCCGGGAGTATACGGCACGTTGACCCGATTGCTGCGTCTGTCGCGCTCCTACTGGCCCTGGTATCTGGGCATCGTCCTGCTGTCTGTCGTGTTGTCGTTGACTACCCCTGCCTATGCGGAATTGATGCGCCGGATCGTCAATGCCATCATGGAGCAGCAGCTATCAGCCATGACCATCGCCTGCCTGCTGCTGGGCGCACTGGCGCTGGTGGAAGCGGGGGGCAGCTTCCTGAGCGGGTATGTTCATACCATGCTGCAGAACCGCTCTACCTTGCATTATCAGGCGAGGCTGCTGAACAAGACGGTCAGGCTCCGCCAGAAGGAGCTGCACAGCTATCATAGCGGCGACCTGCTGTCCCGCATCCATGATGCTGCGCCAGAGGCGCAAGAGGCGATCAACAGCAAGACGATGGATCTGTTTCGCAACAGTCTGCAGTTGGTCTTCCTGCTGGCTTATCTGTCTGTTGTTCATGTCGGTCTGGCACTGGGCAGCCTGATCATCACGCTCGTCATCCCGCTGTTTGCCAATCCACTGGCACGCAAGATGCGCGACACGTATACGAAGCGGCAGGAGGCGAGGGCGCAGCAGGATGCTTTTCTGATGGATAGCCTGCAAGGAATGGAGGTCATTAAGAGCTACTCGATTCAAGATAAAATGACCGCGCTGCTGCGAGATAAATGGGATCGATACCTTGTTCATCATCTGAAGGCGCTGGCGCTGGAGGCTGTATTTTACCGGGTAAATATACTGGTGTATGTGCTCGGGTTAATGTACATTCTCGGGTATGGCGGCTACCTGATTGTGCAGGGCAGGCTGGATGTGGGCGCTCTGGCGGCATTTCTCGTAGTATTCGAGCGGCTGTCCGGCCCGATCTCCAATCTGTCCTCGCTCTGGCCGCAATTACAGGGGGCGATTGCCAGTGCAGCGAGAACCTTTGAGGTGATGGACCTGCCAAGTGAAGAGGAAGCGGCATCGATAGGCGCGAAGTCGGGGGCAGGCGTCGGGGGAGATATACGCTTCGACAACGTCTTGTTCCGCTATGCTGAAGGCGCGGAGGCGGCGCTGCAGGGTGTCAGCTTCACGATTGCCCGCGGGCAGGTGACTGCGATTGTCGGAGAGAGCGGCTCAGGTAAGTCAACGATCGCGAGTCTGCTGCTCGGTGTTCATCGACCTGATGAGGGGCGGGTATCGGTAGGCGAGCACAATCTGGCGGACATGGAGCTGAGAGGCTGGCGCGAGTCGCTTGCCTACGTCTCCCAGGAACCGTATCTGTTCTCAGGGACGATCGGGGAAAATATTCGCTTGGGCAAACCTGCTGCGAGCCTGGAGGAGGTCAAGCATGCGGCACAGGCAGCTAACCTTCATGACTGGGTGGAGACGTTGCCCGCCGGATACGATACCGTTATTGGCGAGCGCGGGGCAACTCTGTCGGGGGGAGAACGCCAACGCATCTCCATCGCGCGAGCGCTGATCAAGCACCCGTCGCTGCTCGTGCTGGATGAGCCGACCTCGGCTCTGGATGGCGAGAATGAACGTATGATTCAGGAGTCGATCCAGCAGGCTGCTGCGGGCAAGACGGTGGTTATTATTGCCCATCGTCTGTCCACGATCAAGGGAGCGGATCATATTCTCTGTTTGCATCAAGGGCGCATCGTCAGTGAGGGCACACATGAGGAGCTGATGGAGAGGAGCAGCTACTATCGCATGCTCTATGAGAGAGGCATCCGTGAGGGGAAGGGGAGAGCGGTGTGA
- a CDS encoding AMP-binding protein, with the protein MSQAISIEASFVSMHCCTGREWTAALSYRSLIRWQCTIRPRGGHTLRELLELLTYSELLGRAEKVSGWLCANGGIRKGDVVGLMVERSVDMLAGLLGILKAGDGAMQGAMQGVLAPIFRYYFAS; encoded by the coding sequence ATGAGCCAGGCAATTTCAATTGAAGCAAGCTTCGTGAGCATGCACTGCTGTACTGGAAGAGAATGGACGGCTGCGCTTAGCTATCGATCATTAATACGCTGGCAATGCACAATACGACCGCGGGGCGGTCACACCCTCAGGGAGCTGCTGGAGCTGCTTACCTACTCAGAGCTGCTTGGGCGGGCGGAGAAGGTGTCCGGATGGCTGTGTGCCAATGGTGGTATTCGCAAGGGTGATGTTGTTGGGCTAATGGTTGAGCGTTCGGTGGACATGCTGGCAGGACTGCTGGGCATCTTGAAGGCGGGGGATGGTGCAATGCAAGGTGCAATGCAAGGTGTACTCGCGCCTATCTTCCGCTACTATTTTGCATCATAG
- a CDS encoding aminoglycoside phosphotransferase family protein — MERREELAGGRIGKIMKEGGSVVRPAQRWTVDIHRFLRFMHQRGARFVPEPYAITEQQQELLSYMPGEVYNDPLPAWMLENRMLISAARLLKTFHEHSQHYICMLTHEESWMLTAQQPAEVMCHGDFAPYNVTIVDGEAAGIIDFDTLHPGPRLWDVAYAVYRWVPFTSPARTGSHGDLQAHIRRTRLFLDEYGLDDAQRESLVRVLIARLTSLTNFMQHEADNGNEDFQHHIAEGHLNVYIEDMDYLRRHEDEIVKGIRG; from the coding sequence ATGGAGCGTCGCGAGGAATTGGCCGGGGGACGCATCGGCAAAATTATGAAGGAGGGCGGGAGCGTTGTCCGTCCAGCGCAGCGTTGGACAGTAGATATTCACCGCTTTCTGAGGTTCATGCATCAGCGCGGCGCGCGCTTCGTACCCGAACCATACGCCATCACAGAGCAACAGCAGGAGCTGCTGTCGTATATGCCAGGCGAGGTATACAATGATCCATTGCCAGCGTGGATGCTGGAGAATCGCATGTTGATCTCGGCTGCCCGCTTATTGAAGACCTTTCACGAGCACAGCCAGCATTATATCTGTATGCTCACCCATGAGGAATCGTGGATGCTGACCGCGCAGCAGCCCGCCGAAGTGATGTGTCATGGCGACTTTGCGCCTTATAACGTTACGATCGTCGATGGCGAGGCTGCGGGAATCATTGATTTCGACACTCTGCATCCAGGGCCGAGACTATGGGATGTAGCCTACGCCGTCTATCGCTGGGTTCCATTCACCAGCCCTGCTCGCACCGGCTCACACGGAGATTTACAGGCGCATATTCGGAGAACCAGGCTATTTCTGGATGAGTACGGGCTGGATGATGCTCAGCGGGAAAGCCTCGTCCGCGTCTTGATCGCCAGACTGACGAGTCTGACGAACTTCATGCAGCACGAGGCCGACAACGGCAACGAGGATTTCCAGCATCATATCGCTGAAGGACATCTGAATGTGTATATTGAAGATATGGATTATCTTCGGCGGCACGAGGATGAGATTGTGAAGGGGATTCGGGGGTAG
- a CDS encoding RNA polymerase sigma factor, translating to MSFEDIYSTTRIPPLNIAGDISVESVFECSLKKQMLQEAMLELKHEYRAVLLKYYMDGKSHKEISIELGTSTPVVAQRLARARKKLLSKFLLKWVDE from the coding sequence TTGAGCTTTGAGGACATTTATAGTACAACCAGAATTCCCCCTCTAAATATAGCTGGTGATATCAGCGTTGAATCAGTATTTGAATGTTCTTTAAAAAAACAAATGCTACAAGAAGCAATGCTTGAATTAAAGCATGAATACAGGGCAGTGCTTCTGAAATATTATATGGATGGTAAATCTCACAAGGAAATTTCCATAGAATTAGGAACTAGTACACCAGTGGTCGCTCAACGACTCGCTCGCGCCAGAAAAAAACTTCTAAGTAAATTCTTATTGAAATGGGTTGATGAATAG
- a CDS encoding class I SAM-dependent DNA methyltransferase encodes MVIDHSNLEEYRDPVNYDLEFGGESGKYKFFLELAQLNPGDVLELACGTGLTTIPLAEAGIPITGVDLSSAMLAYARVKGQSLPVQFVEGDARTFKSEKRYSMIYLTGNAFQAFLSDEDQAALLTTVHNHLEPSGVFSFETRNPLGTNLSDEEESEWGAFIDKDGHPVKVSGMQSYDAANQIMHWVTFRDWGFRRTTSRIACRFTDNDTLTSLLASHGFSIENQYSDWDKTPFSPVSPSIISVCRKR; translated from the coding sequence ATGGTAATCGATCATAGCAATCTTGAAGAATACCGGGACCCGGTGAATTATGATCTGGAATTTGGCGGAGAGTCTGGCAAATACAAGTTCTTTCTTGAGCTGGCACAACTGAATCCGGGGGACGTGCTGGAGCTGGCATGCGGCACAGGCTTAACGACCATCCCCCTGGCCGAGGCGGGGATTCCTATAACAGGTGTGGATCTATCCTCAGCCATGCTCGCATACGCACGAGTCAAAGGGCAGAGCTTGCCTGTGCAATTTGTTGAAGGCGATGCGCGCACATTCAAATCCGAGAAGCGTTATTCCATGATCTATCTGACGGGCAATGCATTCCAAGCCTTTCTGAGTGACGAGGATCAGGCCGCCCTGCTCACGACCGTGCATAACCACCTAGAGCCGAGCGGGGTGTTCTCCTTCGAGACACGCAATCCCTTAGGAACAAATCTGTCAGACGAGGAGGAGAGCGAGTGGGGAGCATTTATCGATAAGGATGGTCATCCTGTCAAGGTGTCGGGGATGCAGTCCTATGATGCCGCCAATCAGATTATGCACTGGGTTACTTTCCGTGATTGGGGATTCCGAAGAACCACCTCACGCATTGCCTGTCGGTTCACGGATAATGATACGCTGACAAGTCTATTAGCAAGCCACGGCTTCAGTATAGAGAACCAGTATTCTGATTGGGACAAGACGCCATTCTCTCCTGTGTCTCCTTCCATCATCAGTGTGTGCCGCAAGAGGTGA
- a CDS encoding RNA polymerase sigma factor — MEESWWALLKTDFDALSYEVQNHFYYSFYQFAYKEIFFILKDHFLVEDIIQESFLKAIRNHGQLKEPLRGKKWVKRIIRNQMIDILKQKKVVIG, encoded by the coding sequence ATGGAAGAAAGTTGGTGGGCTCTGCTTAAGACAGATTTCGATGCGTTGAGCTATGAGGTACAAAATCACTTTTATTATTCGTTTTATCAGTTCGCATATAAAGAAATTTTTTTTATTTTAAAGGATCATTTCCTTGTGGAAGACATTATTCAAGAGTCTTTTTTGAAAGCAATAAGAAATCATGGTCAATTAAAGGAGCCTCTCAGAGGGAAGAAATGGGTAAAACGTATCATTCGCAATCAGATGATTGATATATTAAAACAAAAAAAAGTCGTCATTGGTTGA
- a CDS encoding ABC transporter ATP-binding protein: MSTGGQAEPRAVSLFVAIMKYAKPYKIAFILSVLLLAADIVYDVGYAWVQQLFIDAAGRRDLDTLLLLTGVCLAAGIGIILFFMLQFYLRNSVQSQMQRDFSTDVFRQIASLPYASLLRFHSGDLVSRTTRDVQQANGMVANIVYELTYNVALFAVAFAYLATMNWKLALLVVLSAPVVFAVGRWYDRKLRMYGNRLQQKDAEVRGFLQEMLQGLHIVRIFQMESSVLAKYEEKRREQNRLQVANMLQRTSMNQSVYLTNQLVIIVCVYFTAYTAIQGALTAGQVLAFLVLISRVQNPLLSVINTWGNLQQGLGAAERIFALFKPMGESRQEGQEQPGLLGQEETGEDGVRSVLPGHEAIGQVPLSNKSEEQAQKVGSSGSVLYSASGVEPAGGQPVIALKEATVSLELDEGKQTVLLDQVSLTVNRGEFVAVVGSSGAGKSTLLRLCSGLISPTAGGAWTLGTQLSAHPDEAETLRQLSYVPQTPYLFTGTLRDNIRLGLEGASDEEVVWAAQAAGAHSFIEKLNGGYDAWVGERGETLSGGQRQRITLARALIRRPKLLLLDEATSALDTLTEAQVLESILQAVPGMAVIAVTHRASAVQYASRVIAMEQGRIVEDGTHAELLQLGGVYTALFANGEEGDAGYEQVAGARQ, translated from the coding sequence GTGAGTACAGGAGGACAAGCGGAGCCACGGGCGGTCTCATTATTTGTCGCCATTATGAAGTATGCCAAGCCATACAAGATCGCCTTTATATTATCCGTGCTGCTGCTCGCAGCAGATATTGTGTATGATGTCGGTTACGCGTGGGTGCAGCAATTGTTCATCGATGCTGCCGGGCGGCGGGATCTGGATACGCTGTTGCTGCTGACGGGGGTATGTCTGGCAGCGGGCATCGGGATAATCCTCTTCTTCATGCTCCAATTCTATCTGCGCAACTCGGTTCAATCACAGATGCAGCGGGATTTCTCTACGGATGTATTTCGGCAGATTGCCTCGCTTCCGTATGCGTCGCTGCTCCGGTTCCATTCGGGCGATCTGGTCTCCCGCACGACCCGCGATGTCCAGCAGGCCAATGGCATGGTCGCCAACATCGTGTATGAGCTGACCTACAATGTGGCGCTGTTCGCGGTTGCCTTTGCCTATCTGGCTACAATGAACTGGAAGCTGGCGCTGCTGGTTGTGCTGTCTGCTCCGGTTGTATTTGCAGTAGGCAGATGGTATGACCGCAAGCTGCGGATGTATGGGAATCGGCTTCAGCAAAAGGATGCGGAGGTGCGCGGTTTCCTGCAGGAAATGTTGCAGGGGCTGCATATTGTGCGCATATTCCAGATGGAGTCCTCGGTGCTGGCCAAGTATGAGGAGAAGCGCAGGGAGCAGAACCGCCTGCAGGTGGCCAATATGCTGCAACGCACCTCGATGAACCAGTCTGTCTACCTCACCAATCAGCTTGTCATAATTGTGTGTGTCTATTTCACCGCCTATACAGCCATTCAGGGCGCGCTGACAGCCGGTCAGGTGCTGGCGTTTCTCGTGCTGATCAGCCGGGTGCAGAATCCGCTGCTTAGCGTCATTAATACATGGGGCAATCTGCAGCAGGGGCTAGGCGCCGCGGAGCGTATCTTCGCGCTGTTCAAGCCTATGGGGGAGAGCCGGCAAGAGGGGCAGGAGCAGCCGGGTCTGCTGGGGCAGGAGGAGACGGGAGAAGATGGTGTACGCTCGGTCCTGCCCGGGCACGAGGCTATCGGTCAGGTGCCATTGTCTAATAAGAGCGAAGAGCAGGCGCAGAAGGTCGGCTCAAGCGGGTCGGTATTGTACTCGGCATCAGGGGTAGAGCCTGCGGGCGGCCAGCCGGTCATTGCCCTTAAGGAGGCGACGGTGTCGCTTGAGCTAGATGAGGGCAAGCAGACCGTTCTCCTTGATCAGGTGAGTCTGACAGTGAATAGAGGGGAATTCGTTGCCGTGGTGGGCTCGAGCGGCGCAGGCAAGTCAACCCTGCTGCGGTTGTGCAGCGGCTTAATCTCTCCCACCGCTGGCGGAGCATGGACACTGGGCACGCAGTTGAGTGCTCACCCCGATGAAGCGGAGACACTTCGTCAGTTGAGCTATGTGCCGCAGACGCCTTATCTTTTTACCGGGACGTTAAGGGATAATATTAGGCTCGGGCTGGAGGGGGCGAGCGACGAAGAGGTCGTCTGGGCAGCTCAAGCCGCGGGCGCTCATTCCTTTATTGAGAAGCTGAATGGCGGTTATGATGCATGGGTGGGGGAGCGGGGAGAAACGTTGTCCGGCGGACAGCGGCAGCGGATTACGCTGGCGCGGGCGCTGATCAGGCGACCGAAGCTGCTGCTGCTGGACGAGGCAACGTCTGCGCTCGATACGCTCACGGAGGCGCAAGTATTGGAATCCATCCTGCAGGCTGTGCCTGGTATGGCGGTGATTGCGGTCACGCATAGAGCATCCGCAGTTCAATACGCTAGCAGAGTGATTGCTATGGAGCAGGGGCGGATTGTGGAGGACGGTACACACGCGGAGCTGCTGCAGCTTGGCGGAGTCTACACGGCTTTATTTGCGAACGGGGAGGAAGGGGATGCGGGATATGAGCAGGTTGCCGGGGCGCGGCAATGA